ctttaataactacgtcatttctttctgtacaattttacaAGCCAGTAGACTATATTCAGCGGAACTAATTAATTaatcatgaattttattttaaagagaaattgttgaggctgaatatttttggtgaaggaTAATAGTATTCTAggcataaaatcgtgacaagtgtgttataacagaagcaagaagccctgcggcttaaagatttctgccattagcaataatctgaaaaaagatataaagtcgtgacatgaataattaattagttctgctgaatatagctttagtctacgtgcttacaaaattgtagtacagaaggaaatgacgtaattatataacatcaaagatggcgcattataagacaatcttcattatgctacactgcacgagctttaacttttgattataaactttaaaataaagtttttcattggataataaaacaatttgttgcactgttaggattcttattggcttaaaactcaatttagcctcgttctcagaaaaaaatctgtcaaaacgaagatttaagctttagcctggacaagttttaggcgtccaggctctgggctgtctctatctatctatctatctctctctctctatctatctttccaggcgatattaaagattccgccttcgccagcggaaatcaaaaatatggatatatagtctgaaaataacctttcgtagctaattttttttttttaaaaaaaacggttTTTAAacgggttactgccaccttaagctCAGAcaaatattgtttaaatttttacatagAAACTGCAAATTTTATactaaatttatacaaaaatggTAAGTCGAAAGGTAAAATTCAGATTGATTTATTGTAaatcttcatttattttttcccaatagagaaaaaaataacggaatttttttttcagtgaaATGTTCTTACATTCACAATAAATTATTTAACGGTCCGCcaccattaattttttttttgaattgtaATGTAACGTCAGTAGTGAAACATGCTTTCTTAAGCCGTATAATTAAACATTGTCTGACATCAACGTCTTTTGAAgttatttgaaagaaattataatgtacaaataatattatttttaaaacatggaaaacctttaaactattttttattaGCATCACTTTCagacttatttttttcttttgaaattagaaTATTTTTAACTATTTGGTCTTTCaaaatcaatttaaataaacattAGGCAAAATTACTTTAAGATACACCCTTTTTAATGAGAATAAGTATCACCCTACCTAAAAGTGGCTTCTAGTTTTGTTCTTATTAGTAAAAATACAACTTTAGATTTcaatcttattttgttcttatttatagattttttcttaaatttgtttattgttttttattattattattgtcattAGCTGGTTTACAGTAAACTatagtatttttaaaaactaaaactactttctttttttcctcATTGGCACTGTCATGGTGGCCTCccctttaaactttaaacatttTGAGGACCAATTTTCACAAGGAtggaataatttattttttttgtatttctactTGTTATACATGTTTATACAAAGTTCACCTTTCTATGCATACATGTGAATATTCAGATgaagatttttgtttttctgattctgtttcatttttaagATGGTATTCAATATCTACTGTTAAAATATTTCTACTCTTAATTCCCGGATTCTTTAATAAAGCATCCTCTTAGAATTTGCAAAAGATGAGGATAACAGCTCATAACTTTGCTTCCCTGTTATTAGTTAGTTATTTTCTTTCATTCAGGGAAAACTAACAGCTAGGGAGAGAATTTCCCTCCTGGTGGATAAAGACTCTTTTCGAGAATATGATATGTTTGTGGAGCATGGCTGTTCAGAGTTTGGTATGCAGGAGGAGAAGGTTTGTTCTGTTTTTGTGATTTAATTTTCTAGTATGTGTCTGTTATTAATTCAACTTTTCTAATGTGGTCTAGCTATATATATCAATAACGTCGAATATACACAAAAGGTGAACAAAACAGATGCCTAACTAtgggcacaattttttttttgcaaaaaatttagcaaaaacAAAAGCTTGCATTATTTTTACTGTACGCATAAAATGTGCaaaaatctgtttttattttaatgtgaGCGTGATTATTATATGTCTATTCATTTCTATGTTCAGTATGTTGGTGACAGTGTTGTAACTGGTCATGGTAAAATTCATGGCCGGCCTGTTTTTGTATTTAGCCAGGTATGATTAATTTAATTCGGAACAAAAATTCTTTGAGAGTACTTGTTCAGGTGTAGCATATATTTGTTGTGTGTAGGACTTTACAGTCTTTGGTGGAAGTTTGTCTTTGGCTCATGCTTCTAAAATTTGCAAGGTAGGTTAGATTGTCAAAACTATTTGTATTAAttatttaattcttcatcattaaaaggagatttaaaaaattgtttgggcaTAGCCTTGTGTGTTTGGGTTGTTATTGATTGTAGAATTTGCATGAAAGTCTTTAAAAACCCAATCTTGGTCCTAAAATACCTAATTATTTCGTTCTATAGTCACCACCATTTGCATATAGTTGCCATATATTTTACATTGTTGCATGATGTCACTTGCAAGACAGATACATAGATTGTATGTTTACCTTATGCatcgatatacaatttttttacacaTCAGTAGCTTTAGCGTGTTTAACCCTCCGAAGCGTTTTTTAACAAACTTAAAATATGCATAGTTCCCTGCCAACAAACCGTTGTTAATGAGTTCGATTGACGAAGTTGAGCACTGCAACATCGATAGGTGTACTTTGGAGTCTAAGAGTTTTCACTGATTCTTGTGTGAACATTATTCTAGCATGTTTAAATGGTTTAGATTATGGATAAAGCAATGCTGCTTGGATGTCCCGTCATTGGATTAAATGATTCTGGAGGTGCAAGAATCCAAGAAGGAGTGGAATCATTAGCTGGATATGCTAATATTTTTCAAGTTAgttgctttttaatttttaccattACAAATATTGATTTATGTTGTCTGTTTACAAGTTGGAAGAAATCTTATAAGATTGTATATATTTCAGAGAAATGTTAATGCATCCGGAGTCATCCCCCAAATTTCATTAATTATGGGCCCATGTGCAGGTATTTGATTCATACTTTCATTATAAACAAACCTGCTTGATAATTTGGCTACAATGTATTTGTAAGCATAGCCCAGCATTTCTTCTCTTTGCTTTATGTTTATGTGAAGCTTTTACAAACCTTGATCCAGTTAGCCAGGCTCAAATTATAATTATGCTTGTGTTTTGAGAAATTTCAGCCATTACGCTTACAAATTTAATGCTAATAAaagcaatgtttttttatttatagtgtTTCGTTGCATGTATACTCTGTTTTGTGTCCTATTGATTGTACAGATTTTTCTTCACAATAGGCGGTGCTGTTTATTCCCCTGCAATAACGGACTTCACATTTATGGTCAAGGTAAGATCATTTTCACGttgaattttatattttgttcattCAACGCTTCTGCCAACCATATTTTGACTGattatttattgttgtttttattgttgttatttctaaacactaaaattaacattaaatatttaaaactcaTTCACTGTGTCTTTTAGGACTCATCATATCTTTTTATCACTGGTCCAGATGTTGCGAAggtcaattttgtttttatgcttgctgaatttccatttttttattcaagcgattgcagtgtttgttttgtttttagaccGTTACTCATGAGGAAGTTACTTTTGAGGACCTAGGTGGAACCAAGGTTCATAATACAATATCAGGTTGGCGTTCAAactaaagatttttttgatCACGTACGCTGTGATATTGTCTTGATCACCACAcctttttttactttacttgAACAGGTGTTGCTGCTGGAGCATTTGATAACGATATACATGCTCTTTCACAGtatgtttgtatttttgtttctttgttcgttcgttcgtttgttcGTGCATTGATATGTATGCACTTTTTTTAGAATAAGAGAGTTTTTCGATTTCCTACCACTAAATAACAGAGAAAGTACACCTGTACGGATAAACCATGACCCAAGgttagaaataaaatttatatctataaatatattatttattgcgaataattaaataatatatatatatatatcttatttCGAAATAAACAGGCATAACATCTACCTaagttttaactttttgttgtgtatgttataaaaaatttttttttggatttagtTGCCAGATAGCTGACTGCTcatgtatttttgataaaatattttgtctactgttatatgtttttttttcagggaTAGACTATGTCCAGTCCTCGATAGCATAATACCAACTGATCCACTAAAGGGTTATGATATGAAGATTGTGATGAAGACTGTAAGCTAACTCTCGATGATGCTTGCTTCACGAATCTTGTATATTCGAAATTTCTATCAATTAGTTtgtttgataaaaaatattatcttttttgTTACAACGTTGCTATGTATGTTACTTTCCACCGTTTTTACATTGTTTAGCTGGCAGATGATGGAGAGCTATTTGAAATCATGCCTAAATGGGCAGAAAATATTATCACTGCATTCGCTCGTATGAACGGAAAAACAATTGGGTTTGTTGGAAACCAACCCTTGAAGCAAGCAGGTTTGTAGACCTGGcttttttcaaagtaatgacACGTGGACAAGCAAAACAAATAGAAATCCGATTTATTTGTATTCCAGTTTGCAAGGTTTTCCTTGTGTCCGTAATTTTTTATTCaagatttttttggaaattgagAGATGTATGCAAGTTTCTGcacaaatttctttttataagtTTAAATTGTTGCTAGTGGAAAATTTCTCCCAGACTAAAAAGttatcaatttaatttttttttgcaggctGTCTCGACACCGAAGCTTCAATGAAAGCCGCCCGATTTGTGCGATTTCTTGATGCGTTTAACATTCCAATCGTGTCCTTAGTTGACGTCCCAGGATTCTTACCAGGTAAGTGGCGACATTTTGAATTGGAATGATGCGTTGACTGCTAGCATTTATATAATCGGCGATATGTAACCGCAAACTTTAGACACGTTTCTTTTACTATAGCAGGGGAAATGGAGTGCGGTGATTAGTTTGACGTTGAATGTTTATCTTCTAACTCCTcacttatttttaaagtttttactatTACTTACCGTCGCTTTGACTTcaatatacaaatatacaaaattttCATAATAAAGTTAAAAGATTATGTGTTAGATTGTCGTGCTTGAAAATTTGCTAAAATACTGCTACATGATGCTTCTGAGAAAACTTTCATCATGTCTTTTTGTTACCAACCTACAGTGATAGAAAGTTTGAGAAATAAAGAAAAGTATTCAGTGAGAAGGATATGAAGCCTGTTTGCTAAGCAAGTTGCTTGATTTTTGACGCGATTAAGCCAAAAACCGTTGCAGttaaattgtttataaaattaaaggtttagcaaaaatgatttttcaaaaaatgtctaGTAGATCTGGcgtcttttaatttttaggaATTCAACAGGAACATGGTGGTATTATTCGGCATGGTGCGAAGTTGCTGTATGCTTATGCAGAAGCTACTGTACCCAAGATTACTTTTATCACAAGAAAGGTGAGACCCGATGTACAGTAACCAAGCACTCATAGCAGActtcatttattatttatttttcctcGTATCATTTTGATCGGAAGAAAATTAAACGCACCATATTTCGCATATATTAAAATCCAATATAATATTATGATTTTTCAGTAGAAGTAGTAGCTGAATTACTTTTAAATTTCTCATATATAAGTTTGATTTCCCGCTTAACTGTTTAACACCGTGTCCGAATTCATACTTTGTgttcatattattattatactttCAACGATTTGTGTTGTTTTGTTATCAAACCCTTTTTTCGTGTTGGCAGTATGACTCGTTAACGTGTACATGTTCTTGTTTAGGCGTACGGTGGTGCGTATATCGTCATGAGCTCGCAACATCTTCGTGGAGATACTAATTACGCTTGGCCAACCGCAGAAGCTGCCGTGATGGGTGCGAAGGTGATTTTATTTACTTACGCCATTAGTTTTCCTTTTTTGCCTTCAATCTTTTAATACCTTGTCGGTCCATATCACACTGGCATGTTCAGTTCGAGTTAACGACTGTTCGAATTATCCGAGGTTCGTGTTAACTATGTGTATACGAC
Above is a window of Hydractinia symbiolongicarpus strain clone_291-10 chromosome 3, HSymV2.1, whole genome shotgun sequence DNA encoding:
- the LOC130636655 gene encoding propionyl-CoA carboxylase beta chain, mitochondrial-like codes for the protein MALLLFRRCLSPKLNIVTHRIATRSATVFSAVVDKIEKKKNDAIIGGGEKRIKNQHKKGKLTARERISLLVDKDSFREYDMFVEHGCSEFGMQEEKYVGDSVVTGHGKIHGRPVFVFSQDFTVFGGSLSLAHASKICKIMDKAMLLGCPVIGLNDSGGARIQEGVESLAGYANIFQRNVNASGVIPQISLIMGPCAGGAVYSPAITDFTFMVKDSSYLFITGPDVAKTVTHEEVTFEDLGGTKVHNTISGVAAGAFDNDIHALSQIREFFDFLPLNNRESTPVRINHDPRDRLCPVLDSIIPTDPLKGYDMKIVMKTLADDGELFEIMPKWAENIITAFARMNGKTIGFVGNQPLKQAGCLDTEASMKAARFVRFLDAFNIPIVSLVDVPGFLPGIQQEHGGIIRHGAKLLYAYAEATVPKITFITRKAYGGAYIVMSSQHLRGDTNYAWPTAEAAVMGAKGAVQIIFRGDDEEKKAKNENEYVEKFANPFPAAVKGYVDDIIRPSETRRRICDDLELLAKKKMDNPWKKHGNIPL